The following proteins come from a genomic window of Nitrososphaerota archaeon:
- a CDS encoding sodium-translocating pyrophosphatase, whose translation MELLAPVSGVIALVVALYLALWINRFEPGTERMKEIYEAIRVGSKAYLRRQYKTISVIAVILTLLLYAAFDFGPHGGVPFISLAFLVGALFSLAAGYVGMDVSTRANARTTYAMHQGVQLPMKIAYNGGLVMGLFNVGLSLLAVSVLFYAYGQKPELIVGLGFGASLAALFAQLGGGIFTKAADVGADIVGKVEAGIPEDDPRNPAVIADNVGDNVGDVAGRGADLFESMTAENIGAMIVGVALVAATGNPFFVLFPLLARAVGIFGTIIGLPFVRAKNFTNPMVPMRNGIIATTIIIVIGLYALVSITIQSINLYFAAIVGVGASLLIFLITQYYTEKGYRPVEEIATASKTGPAVNIITGFAVGLESTGLPVLVIVGAILGGFYFGNNFAAEAPALFGGATIDPLIGGIYGTAVATMGMLSVAGVILGMDGFGPIVDNAAGIAEMSKAPKELREKIDLFDAAGNTTKALTKGYALGSAGLAALLLFQAYLDEYAKAAGLTVLEAISVRIVSPEVIAALFIGGLVPYVFSAFAIRAVGKAAFQVVEEVRRQFKEIPGLMEGKANPDYSKCVDISTLAAQKQMILPGIMPVVVPLIVGFTLGPVAVGAFLISATISGTMLAYLMNTGGASWDNAKKYIETGVYGGKRSEAHMAAVVGDTVGDPFKDTAGPSLHVLVKLINTVSLTFVPLFVLYALL comes from the coding sequence ATGGAACTCCTAGCACCCGTTTCAGGCGTAATCGCCCTAGTAGTAGCGCTGTATCTTGCGCTCTGGATCAACCGCTTCGAACCCGGCACTGAGAGGATGAAGGAGATCTATGAAGCGATACGGGTAGGCTCGAAGGCGTACCTGCGAAGGCAGTACAAGACTATCTCAGTCATAGCGGTAATTCTTACCCTGTTGCTATACGCCGCGTTTGACTTTGGTCCTCACGGAGGAGTCCCGTTTATTTCGCTTGCATTTCTTGTTGGCGCGCTATTTTCTCTGGCTGCTGGGTATGTAGGAATGGACGTTTCTACGAGGGCAAATGCACGAACAACCTACGCTATGCATCAAGGAGTTCAGCTGCCCATGAAAATAGCATACAATGGAGGCCTGGTTATGGGACTGTTCAATGTAGGCTTGAGCCTTCTTGCAGTGTCGGTGCTCTTCTATGCCTATGGTCAGAAGCCTGAACTCATAGTTGGTCTGGGCTTCGGTGCAAGCCTTGCAGCTCTGTTTGCCCAGCTTGGTGGAGGAATATTCACAAAGGCTGCAGACGTAGGTGCTGACATAGTAGGAAAGGTTGAGGCTGGGATACCTGAAGACGACCCGAGGAACCCTGCAGTAATTGCCGATAATGTAGGGGACAATGTTGGAGACGTTGCTGGAAGGGGGGCAGACCTCTTTGAATCCATGACTGCTGAAAATATTGGCGCGATGATTGTCGGAGTCGCTCTTGTTGCGGCTACTGGTAACCCGTTCTTCGTACTATTTCCGTTACTGGCAAGGGCTGTTGGAATCTTCGGGACCATAATCGGCCTTCCTTTTGTGCGTGCAAAGAATTTCACGAACCCGATGGTACCCATGCGCAACGGCATTATTGCAACTACGATAATCATCGTAATAGGACTTTATGCTTTAGTTTCTATTACAATACAGAGCATCAACCTGTACTTTGCCGCTATAGTTGGAGTTGGTGCAAGTCTCCTGATCTTCCTGATTACCCAATACTATACTGAAAAAGGGTACAGACCTGTCGAAGAGATCGCCACCGCATCGAAGACAGGCCCTGCCGTGAACATAATCACTGGCTTTGCTGTCGGTCTTGAGAGTACAGGTTTGCCAGTGCTTGTCATAGTCGGAGCAATTCTTGGAGGGTTCTACTTCGGGAACAACTTCGCTGCCGAGGCCCCGGCACTCTTTGGAGGAGCTACTATCGACCCTCTTATTGGGGGGATTTACGGCACCGCTGTAGCCACGATGGGGATGCTCTCCGTTGCTGGAGTGATCCTGGGCATGGATGGCTTCGGGCCGATCGTCGATAACGCTGCTGGGATTGCTGAAATGTCCAAGGCTCCAAAGGAATTACGGGAGAAGATTGACCTTTTCGATGCAGCAGGCAATACTACAAAAGCGCTGACAAAAGGCTACGCTCTGGGCTCTGCAGGACTGGCTGCCCTGCTCCTGTTCCAAGCGTATCTCGATGAATATGCTAAGGCTGCAGGTTTGACGGTATTAGAAGCGATAAGCGTCAGGATAGTAAGCCCAGAGGTCATTGCTGCTTTATTCATAGGAGGGTTGGTCCCCTACGTCTTCAGCGCGTTTGCCATAAGGGCAGTTGGAAAGGCTGCCTTCCAAGTCGTTGAAGAAGTCAGGAGGCAGTTCAAAGAGATCCCAGGCCTAATGGAGGGGAAGGCAAACCCAGACTATTCAAAGTGCGTCGATATCAGCACGTTAGCAGCGCAGAAGCAGATGATCCTGCCAGGGATAATGCCAGTTGTTGTCCCTCTAATAGTTGGCTTTACTTTAGGACCTGTCGCTGTTGGGGCCTTCCTTATCAGCGCAACGATAAGCGGGACTATGCTCGCCTACCTGATGAATACTGGTGGTGCATCGTGGGACAATGCCAAGAAGTACATTGAAACTGGAGTGTATGGAGGAAAGCGCTCTGAAGCTCACATGGCTGCTGTTGTCGGAGATACTGTCGGCGATCC
- a CDS encoding deoxyhypusine synthase codes for MNPKKVKDISIGKSFSSLIEQMGECGGFTGKYLADGFGILEQMINEKNCVKFLSFPAAIIATGLRGVIKEFVKRRMFDVIITTCGTLDHDLARSWKDYLQGDFALDDVMLEKEGFHRLGSVLVPKEAYGPLLEEKLTPFLQGLYKGGVKSLSSSELCKRLGRYVSNESSILYWSSKNNIPVIVPGITDGAVGSQLWLFSQQKRDFSIDMMKDQQILSDIVFTAKGTGALMIGGGISKHHTLWWNQFRGGLDYAVYITTAMEYDGSLSGALVREAISWGKVKPKAKQVTIHADATAILPFLAAALFERL; via the coding sequence ATGAACCCGAAGAAGGTCAAGGACATCAGCATTGGTAAATCTTTCTCCTCGCTTATTGAGCAGATGGGAGAGTGTGGAGGGTTCACAGGTAAGTACCTTGCTGACGGGTTTGGCATTCTAGAACAAATGATAAATGAAAAGAATTGCGTGAAGTTTCTTTCGTTTCCTGCGGCCATCATTGCTACTGGTTTGAGGGGAGTGATAAAGGAATTCGTTAAGCGGAGAATGTTTGACGTGATAATAACTACCTGCGGGACACTTGACCACGACCTTGCAAGGTCTTGGAAGGACTATCTCCAAGGGGACTTTGCTCTGGATGACGTGATGCTGGAGAAGGAAGGGTTTCACAGACTAGGGAGCGTGCTCGTCCCCAAGGAAGCCTACGGCCCTCTACTTGAAGAGAAACTGACCCCGTTCCTGCAGGGTTTGTACAAAGGAGGGGTAAAGTCGCTATCTTCTTCAGAGCTTTGCAAAAGATTAGGCAGGTATGTCAGCAATGAATCCTCTATACTGTACTGGTCCAGCAAGAACAACATCCCCGTAATCGTACCTGGGATTACCGATGGTGCAGTTGGCAGCCAACTATGGCTCTTTTCGCAGCAGAAGAGGGATTTTTCGATAGACATGATGAAGGATCAGCAGATTCTTTCCGACATCGTCTTTACTGCGAAGGGAACGGGAGCTTTAATGATAGGAGGGGGGATTTCGAAGCATCATACCCTCTGGTGGAACCAGTTCCGCGGAGGGCTGGATTACGCCGTCTACATAACTACGGCGATGGAATACGACGGCAGCTTGAGCGGGGCTCTGGTCAGGGAGGCGATCTCATGGGGCAAGGTGAAGCCCAAGGCAAAGCAAGTAACGATACATGCAGATGCAACAGCAATATTGCCCTTTCTGGCTGCTGCGCTCTTTGAAAGACTCTGA